DNA from Drosophila busckii strain San Diego stock center, stock number 13000-0081.31 chromosome 2R, ASM1175060v1, whole genome shotgun sequence:
CTTGAATAAATGTAACTGACTGAATCAACATAAAGGGGGTGCCTAGGCAATCAACCTTGTGATAAGAATGCATATTGTTCAGACAGCAAGCTCATGACACGaagaaacataaatttataaaaaaaaatcttttcaaTAACAATATGTGCTTGCCTTTCGTTTAACAAGATAATTCATATTACGCGCTTCGTCAATTTCGTGCCTTTTGTTATGCTCACGCACCGTCTCTAATTTActgagaaaatattttttcgtgctctctctctcacttgcAGCCAGCTGATCGTGCCGCTCAAAGGTTTtacttgcattaaatttaattgaaactgaaTACACTGCATAATAAATCTCTTAATTGACGCCAAGTGGTACCGTTATACTTGAACTTACCGGCGTCTTTGTTGGATttcaatgtatgtatgtctttATACAGTAAATGCAGTCTATCTTGTGTTTTGATCAATGCAATAAACATACATCCTCTAATGCACAAGCGTCATTGTGCGGCCTTTTTTGCTACAGTGCAATCTgcaatgtataataataattgcgtAGTTTAGTTGTATTAAATGTAGACATCAATCAAAAAtacttatataatatatatactataaattatagttttaaattaatttcttttctatCTAACACTCTTAGCACCATCTATTAACATTGCAAGGCTACTCTTTGAAAGACCTTGGCACATACTCTAATTGGCCCATTTGGAGTTTTTATTCAAGTTTACTTAAACAATAGATGAAATTCAATAACATTTGCATTCCTTCACACTTTTATGACTTCTTTACTAGTCCACAGTACTCACCAAATACCTGCAAGCGCTTTCGCTTCTACTGGGGTGTTTTGTTGGAGtattaagtaaatttgttCACTTTTATTGGATTATATTTTGACATCAACAAAAGTTAGCTAGTTAGTGTTATAAAACGCCGAGTAACATACAAACATTTGATAAATAGAGTTGTGTGGTGGCTTGTCGATATCAAATCATGAAAGAGAAAGTTTAACCATTACACAAAAGTTCGGCcactattaaaaatttaaattaaagagtATGTGCTCAAATGGATTTTAAGCTGCGTAGCGCTATTTTTGAGTTGCttataaacttatataaacaatttaaagcatcAAAAAcgactgcaaatatttaaaaagcgctgcgcagcaatagcaatacaAAGATACagttttattgcaaaaaacgCTAAATGCGGTAACCCTGCATACAAccctaaaaaaaataaacaatccCATTAGTTGGCAGTTAGAGCAGTATGAAGAGTTTGGACGAAATTAAATTGGAATATCCGCTGCACTGGCAGATTTGGAACGGAAATGTGAAGCAACTGGAGCAAGAATTACAATTGGAGAAGGTGTGTGGCTATGCGACAGATGAGTATGACAAGGGATATGCTGGGTGTGGCATTGCTTTTTTTAATGGGGGTTCGACGACATACAGGTGTATGTGTTTAAGGGCTGCTAATTGAATTAGCGGCGCTGAAACTCTAAGGGCaagaaataacaacaaaggtTGTAATTTTCAGATTGATAAGGAAAAAATCGATGTACGCGGCCGCACACCTTTGATGCTGGCAGTGCGTTTGGCGAATCTACAATGTGTAAAGTGCCTTTTAGCAtccaaatgcaatgcaaccTATGAGCATGCCGGCTGGTCAAGTGAGTATCTAAATAATATTCAACAGTTTATATTCaactttaattgtaatttcCTAACTGTTGTTTTGCAGTTGTGCAAGAAGCTGTTTGCACTGGTGATGAGGATATACTGACTGCCATTATTGAGGTACGCGACTTGCAGCGTCATGTGCAGCGTGTCACACATGTGCCTAAGCTGTTGCAACATCTACTAGATGCGCCcgatttttatatagaaatgaaATGGGAGTTTACTTCGTGGGTGCCCCTGATGTCGCGTCTCTGTCCCAGCGATACCTACAAGGTATATAAACGCGGAGCCAATGTGCGCATCGATACCACGCTGATTGGTTTTGATAACAACAGCTGGCAGCGTGGCAATCGTTCCTACATCTTTAAAGGCGGCAGTAAGttaaactgtaactgtaacaattgttacattaattaaacacatttgctgtttgcagaGGAAACTGCTACCATGATTGAGATTGATCATGACACACATGAAGTGATGGTGGAGCAGATGAGCAGCGATGTTGGCGATGTAGTAGCCATACCACCAGCTCTAGGAACTGTGCGTGCTCGTCTAGCTGCTCCTGTTATTACCAACAACATTGAAATGGAGAAGATAAGCTTTGAGCGCAACAAATCTGGCATTTGGGGCTGGCGCAGCGAAAAGTCTGAGCTAATCAATGGCTACAATTGCAAAGTCTACGGTGCTAGTAATGTTGAGTTTGTCACAAAGACACGTATGGATCATCTAAGCGAGGAGCAAATAAAAGTATACTACAATGtctttagcaaatttaaaaaacttttataatatgttcaatattaaagttgaattttttgcaGAATAAGACAGCCCGCACGCCACTGCACAGTCTGCTAGGCATTGGGGATGAGGaatacacagacacagctgGTTCTATTAAGGAGCGCGTAAGCACAAAAAGGTTCCAATTGTTTTTAGTCTATATTTCTTATGTTCTTTACTTGATTTAGCAGACACCTTCTCCACGCTCGGAAGCCGCTGCTGCAGGTTTTATTGAGAATGGCGGCCGCACGTCACCCGCTGTGGTCGCTGAGAGCAATGGTAGCTCAGCTTGTGGCTCAGGCGCCAGCACGCCACTTTCCATGATCACGCCCGAGGAGTACTTTAGTGCTGATGTGAATCTGCATGGGCGCGATATTGGCAAACCAAAGAATGAAAGCACAAAGGTGCAACGCTTTAAGGCCAATCTTTGGCTGGCCGAGGAGCATCCCATACGGCTGCAAGAGCAAGTACTGCCCATATTGGATTTAATGTCTACTATGGCCAGTCCGCATGTCTCTAAGCTGAAAGACTTTATAACCATGCAACTGCCATCCGGTTTTCCAGTCAAAGTTGAAATACCGCTCTTCCATGTGCTCAATGCCTGCATTACTTTTGGCAACGTTTTTGCCATGACCAGTCCAGTGGACAATGTGTCCACGCTGCAAGAGGAGGATCGCGTTACCTGCTTGGTAGACGATCGCTGCTTTGATATACCCGGCAATTATGTAAGTCGTGGTGGCGATGCTCGGCGCCAAATGCCCTTGGATGAGGACGATATGCTGCAATATGCTATTGAGCAAAGTCTGGCCGAGACCGGTAACGCTGGCGGTGCCTGTGGTCTGGATCAGGACACCGACAAAGTTGATATATGGGAGGTGTTGCGCGGTCAGCATGCCACGGGCACTGAACTCTTGCCTGAGGATGATGAACAGCTGCAGCGGTGAGTAACGCTCTTTTATGTTTAACGCTCTCTTAATTGAAAGTTTGCGGCGTGACTTATTGCTAGTAATGCACGCTCCTCTCCGCTTGCTAATAAACGCACCATGTTGCCGCCGCATCAGCGTTGTGGGCGTTACTCGCCCGCTCAACACTTGGCGCCGCCGGTGCTAGAGCCGCAGCAGCGAGGTCGCTCTCATTCGGCAGGCGCGCAGTTTAAAAATGAACTCAACTATATGAAGAAAATCTTCAAATAGTTTCACTTTACTTTCTTTATTGCTAGTCCATACTTTATCCCCGCTTTATGTGctcgtatgcgtgtgtgtgttttctctCTTTGCTATTTACAGCGTGCTGCAAGAGTCGATGTTGGGTGCTCATGGTACCAGCGGTTCGCCTGTCTctgaggatgatgatgatggcggCTTTCGTTACATGGACTCGGATCTAGCAATGGCCATGCGTCTCTCGCAGCAGGACCAACATAAATACGAGCTGGAGAGGCAGCGTGAGCAGGAGATGATTGAGCAGGCACTCAAGCTTAGCCTGGAGGAGCATTAACCAAACCCACAGCggcaaatcaatcaatcaatcaatgagTCAACTTTAAGTCTACCGCTTATCATAGTCAAGCGAAtgatcatttttttttatatagctcCACTTTGTCGATAccaaaattctaaaattgtttataaatctagctgtaaatttttacttaagttgtatatttgtttaaattatttttctaaaacacttttgttgattttgaaCTGCTGCTATGCACTCAACGCATAAAAAGCAGCATccttatttttattgtgatATGTAACtaaaacaagcaagcaaaacactAAAGATTTAACTCTCCCTTGTCCCAATCGCGGTCTCAAATCGTAACAAAGTCTCACAACTACATTACATTACTttacaaacatataaatagaGTAAATAGATTATCTAAAGTGTATACcacattataaatttattttattcatatgtaGGCATAGCTTTTGCTAACCTACAAGATTGTAAAAGTTTTCTAAGCGAACTGCTAACTgtttattgttgaaattgtCAATCGCCAGAACAGAAGAGACAAAGCAAgagcgtgtgtgtatgtttctCTTAACATTCTGatttatttgataaattatatataatatatatatatatatatatacatatatgtgtatatatactctatatgtattttgtaaactgcattaacattattttaatactaatgcgtacatttatttttgtgtaaatgaaaatatacaGAAAAAATATACCtaactaatataaaaataaacataaaactgcgcattttggttttattgaCTTTATTTGTTACATTTACTAATTAGCATACATTTACCATatgtttatgatttttttcttacaagttgctaaaaaaaattaagcaaattttatgaCTATCGACATTATACGTACAAAAAACATGGCTGCATACTTACAACTAAAGTCTTACAAACTCTTtggataaatatatatacatacaaatagaAAACAGAATTGATAAAAATTCAGCAGGGTATTAAATGCCTTTGTCAGTGAGCGGCCAATTAAGCTTTTGGCAAAACTATACAAGGTTGAGGTAACTAAGCGACAAACAAACGGAGTATTTTAACTTAAAGAAAGAGCTTAAGCGGCATGCCATTGCGCTCTCTTAAACACAGATTAAAAATGATAATTGTATAAGAGTGTACATCTGGCAACGCTttacgtgtgtgtgcactCTCTTAATTACTAAGTTAAGCTAGTTAAGGTATAGAAGCTTAAGAGTCAAGTCAGCTTGAGTGAGTCGGCATAAGTACGCTCGCTCTTTGATATGAGGATGAGAGCATGACTAAATGTACTTGAAGCACTTTTGTTTATCATGCGGTATGCGCGTCTTAAAGAGTATTGAGTCCGCTCTGTACTGTGTGTTGAGCAGTGGCGTATAGCCAAACACTTGGCTAAAGAAATTGATGCATTTGTGTCGCTCTTGAAAGTGTGTGTCATCCTCACTGAGTGAAACTGGACAGCCGGGGCAGCGGAAAGTCCAGCGTGAGGTGACCTTAACAGGTGGCTTGCGCGTCATATGCGAGACTAGAAAATTCATGGCAATATCCTCACAGTTCATATACTCATCCACCTTGTCACGTATGGCCTGAGGTATATGATAGGTATAAAGATACATGTAGTACTTGTGTATAAAGGCGGCACCAGTCAGCACCATGCTCAGCTCACAGCTGTAGTTGGAATTGTAGTGccacatgttgttgctgctcagaTCCCACGCATGATAGCGTCCCGGAAAGCCAACAACTCGATCGCGATGCTCACGCCAAACACGGAATCCAAAGAGTATTTCGTCGTGGCGTAAATGCGCATCATCATCCACTGATAGCACTGCTTCTGTTTCAATAACATCAAAGGGCAAGAAGCGATTGTTAAGCGAATTGCGTGGCGCACGCACAACGGATACGGGCACGCCTATGTCCGGCCAGCGCAAATCATCCAAAGGCGGCTTGGGTGAGTTCCACACCACCACTACCTTATGCAAATATGGCAAACCATAGAGCCGTCCCAACGAATCCATTAGCACTTGCTCGCGCTCATAGGTAAGCATCACTATAGTGAACTGCTCACGCGGATAGTTGCCGCCCAAAGCTTCGCTGAACTCCTTGCCGGCGCCGCCAATGCCCTTGCCTATGGGTCGAAAGCCTGTATGCGAGCCCATGAACTTTGCCTCTGAGGGCAGTGCAGGATCAAATGGCAGCTGTGGGTAGAGATAGAAAGGATCGAACCAATCGTTCCAAGCCTCCTTCGATTGCAGTCGCAAAATAGTGTAATTACGGCGAAAAGCAGGACTGGGATAAGGCGGCTCTATTGGTCCCAGTGATTCCTCCGGCTCCGTATCCATACCCACTGGCGGCTCGGACTTTAGCGGTATAAAGCTGCTGTTGAACACACTTTGCGCTATAATATTGACCACTGGACGTGGCGGTATGCCAAGACGATCACGCAAACTGGCAATCAATGTGTCCACTGTTGCTTGCACAGAGCTAAGATAACGCTCCCAGATGAGGCGCCCTTGACGACGCAGTAGTAGCAAGTCCGCATCTTGCACGGCACGCAGCAGAAAATGCAGCTCTGTGATGCGCGCTTTAGGCAACAACACTGCCACACGACGCCAATCAATGGTCTCAGCATAGGGTAGACGCAGCTCGTCGGCACCCAGAATGACGGGTACAGCACCCGAGCGTAGCGCTTCAAAAAGACGCGCCAACATCAAAGTGGAGCTAACACGTGCACCCAACGGCGGCAGTATAAGAGCAAATGTAGAATCcttgagcagctgcttgcgAGAGGATTCAGTACCGCATAGCGTCCAGTCTACCAAGGCAAGTTCCTGATGCTGCTCTATAGCCGGAACACACTCAAACTGCAGCTGAAACTGATCCTGTGTAGCGCCATGTGACATGTCCTTTAAATGTTCCAAAATAAAGTCATCTAGTGGTTGAGCAGCAGTCTGTACTATGCCTGTTGGACGTAGTTCACCTTGAAAGGACAACAAATACTTGCGCCGTGCTGGCAACATGCTGGCACACTCCTGCCACACATCACCGCCAGGTGGTCCCAATATGGGTGGCACTATGAGATCATAGCCTGGACGAAACTGGTTGCGCTCAAAGCTGCTTTGCACCACAATGGCACGCATGGTGTTCTGACCCAGCAAAGGGTTGTTACGCGTGGAACTCAAGTCGCGTCGCGCGAGATTCAGCAACACATGATTGCGTCCATCGCCTCCCCAATAGGGCAGCGCGTAAAGCTTTTGCATATCAATGGGTGACTCTTTGTGCTGCTTGTCGTTCGCAGCTGTGGCGCGTTGCTGATGCTCAGCCTCTTGTGCAGCATAACGATTGTTTCGCAGCAAATCCTGTTCCAAGAGCGCTTCACCCACGAGCACTAAATAGATGCAAGCCTGCTTGGGTTCACGCACTATGTGTGCATTGTAGCCTAGAGTTTGCTTGAGTGTAGTCTTCAGAAAGCCGTCTATATCGTAGCCCGCACGCTGCACGCTATGGACATCTGGATCGTAGAGATAAACTGGAAAGCCAGAGGTTAGACTGCAGCGCGAGTGATCAAAGCAATTGTGCATTTCGCAAGCGTCGGATACGTCGCTGCCAACGGCAAGCATCTTGCGTGGTAGCACGCTGGGCAATAGTGTGCGTGGCAGCGCCAGTTCGGGCGTATTGCGTTGCACAGCTTCTTGTTGCGCAACCTGCGCCTGCTCCACGCTGATTTTTAGGCGCTCCAACTCTGTTTGTTCGCGCAATAACTCTTGCTTGAGCTCTTCAATCTTTTGATTATACTGACTGATGTCGGATTGCAGCTTTTGTCGACGTGATTCCAGTTCGCGCAGCTCCACGGACACGGTGCTCTGCATATAAATGCTTGTTGAAAAcgtttgctttcttttgctACAGACTTACCTTTATTCGTAGCATCTCTTCAATGCGCATCTTCAAATCGCTTGCGCGCATAGCACTGAAATCTTCATAAGCATCCAGCAGTGGTCGACTGCGATGTACATCTGTTGGCTGTGCATCTTGCTCGGCCTGCAATCATggtttacatacataaaatattttaagttattcATTTACTTACACTCAGCAATCTGCGATGGGCTAACAGTGGAAGCAGCACCAAGAGCAGAAGTATTATTATAGCCAGCTTGTAGTGACGACAGCGCCGCATCCATGAGATACTTATGTTGTGCCTTGCATTCGGACCAGCTGTTATCAGTACCTGCTTTTCCTTGCCACTGTCCATGTCCAATGGTTTGTCCAGGTCAAAGGCCACGGACATAACCCAGCTTGCTCTTCCACTTTACAATAATCTTTTCcctaaaaattattgtttatttacaaccaatcttgttttcttttatatagccaagtggatgacagtgtgttgttCGCCGGCGCAGAGTAAAAAATTCGTTAAGATGTGCTACTGACAACATTTCACTATaattctaatttttaataatatatcaataatagtttaattaaatacacattaaTTTCTAAAATGTGTCCAATTCTTGAATTTTCCGCCACAGATTGTTATGACAATGGTATTGTCGATAACAATAGCTCTTATCGTATGCGCAACACACAGCGTTGCCACATTGACGAATCATTCTcagctgttttttgtttacatcAATGCTTGGcggtataaatatttatttgcttatatttgcGTAGTGAAATTTCTCTTGTACAAGGCCAAAACTGCAAATATGTGACTTTACGGTACGTAAGAAACAAATAGGCGTAACACTTTACATTTAATGTGTTTTGAAAATAACAATTTCACTTATGTTAGGCACATACGAACACAACAACGAAAAGAAATACGCAAAAACGATCGTGGTAATCTCACTATGAGCTTTATTGTTGTGCAGCATAAATGTTAAAGGCCGCGCatgcaataataaacacacaagCGCGTATACTTACGTCCCCACTCTGTTTTATCTACTCCCGCGAGCACCCACAACACAGAGACTAGCGTCAAAGCCAGCGTAAAGCAAACCAAAGCTTCTAAGCTTAAGTTAGGCAGTCATTTCGTTAGTCAAACAGCGAACGTCCGCCTGTCAAGTTGTCGCCGGTTTGGTGTGGACGTTTGATGGTTTTAAGTGCGTGGTTCTCGTTTCGTGCCTTTGTTGATGGGAATACAGTAGCACAAGTGTTAAACTgattaaatgattttaaacTCAAACAAAAATCCCGACGAACTCTTGGAATCACCTGATTattcagcaaataaaaaatgggtaaatttgcacaacaaacatttttaagccCAAACTAAACCGGCATTTGTTGACATTCaagttattgttgtaattataAGTATCATCGTTTGATACAAAATCTAATACATACAATATAGATTATGAAGATTCCAAGCTGAGTCTTAAACGTTTTGATTAATGGGATCCATCTGCctttcaattaattacaaactcGTGTAAATACATCCACATATAAATAATCGTGTATATATGCCGGATTTTATTACTCAGAACAAGAAAACATTTATGACactataattaaaagctcTTGTACTTAGGGTAAATGTGAGTTAACTCTTTTAATGTTTGATGCGACtctaatcaaaattaattaaatcaacttTGCGCTTAATTGTAAGTTAACCCTAATGGCTCCTGCCTATTCCTTAGTGTTCTCGCTTAAAAAGCGACTCAGACtagtaattgttgttgttgttgatagtCGTTGACCCCAAACACTTTTGGATTTGGAACGCTTGGCTTATCGAGTGTGGCTCTGTGTGTGGGGGGTGGTACGCCTAATTAGGGGCACATTCATTGCAGTTGTCGATCCACTTGGTACAGTGGGGCCTGTGCGTGTGCTTCCGCCCATGCGCCGAAACTCAGGCTAAGGGGCATGTCTAAGGGATGAAAGGGGCGACCTTTGTGTTGGCAACCGGCCCACAATTACCTTGTTTAATGGGCATCCGCTGTGCGTTGCGCCTGATTCTCTCGAATCACTTTTGATTGAAGCCGCAAGAAACTGGCTCACGGCGCCACGGGGTAATGGATAATGTGCCACATTTGGTCTCTTTGACCCAGTCCATCATGCTGGCCCCCCTCGCGATTACATATAGTACACAACATAATCAAATTCAGTGCACATTGGTCAGTTGGcggctgcagttgttgctggagccaaaatgcatttaaagaTACGACTAACATGTcgtaaatttgaaatttgggGTAAGCaagtgtttgtttatgttgttgttgcctttattGATAAcccacatacataaatatgtataaacacGGTTGTAGTACACACAATTCTTAAGTTATCTTGAGAACGGTAATTCTGCTGTGCTTCGCATTTCAAGTATGGTTAAGCAGTTGCAATAAAACGTAGCTGCCACGATTAATGCAACTTCAGTTTGCTTGCGGCAGTCACAGTGCATAGAGCTCCAGCATTATGGGTAAGTATTCAGTAGTCTCATCATAACGATAAAACATTCAAATTAAGTGTATAACATAACTGCTCCTATGAAAtcttataaacaacaacaaaaatgaacaCCTGTGCTTTAGGCTAAGTTATACGTGACAAAATGACTTAGGACAGTCTTTtcataaatacaaacatttgacaaatctaaataaaatatagttgAAGATGACGAAAaccatttattatttaaaaaattaatttgactcTTTGAATCATGTAAATAATCAAGTGCCGGTGCCCTTCTACGAAACATAAGCCGAAAGCTCGTAAATTCATTCCTTCCACCCTCATTATTTTCTTAATGGCTGAAAAAATAACTGCAAAAAACTATACGATAAAGACtgctaaaaaaaacatttcttGGGGCTCCAAATGTAATACCATGGAATTATTGTCATATAGATTATATATGAACTTCGAAGATAAAGTAATgagctcataaattaaaaagtggCGCCTGCATGTAGTAAAAAGACCAAACTTATGTTCTCTTCAGTAGTTTgctttgaaaaacttttttgtactataaaacataatttgaatttgccgCGTTCACTTTCGATAGCACTGAATTGTCATTTTTTAGGACAAACACTCTTACGACTGAGAGAGTAAACAGTCATAGTTAGCTCATGGCGGGCAACAGACTAGATAAGCAAAGATAGCTCCGCAATTTACCTACTTTACATATTATGGGATTGAAAAGAAtctttaaatgtttgttaatttaataaatttgtttatttgttagttttgttaATGTCGGCAAgtgaaattaaatgccaaaaatgattGTGATTGTTGTATTAcctgttaaacaaaataaaacatcaTAGTCTAAGTAGTCGTGCCATGTAATAATTGtgtgcttgtttgtgtgtgagagagagagaaactgATTGTGAGAGAGTGAACGTGCCAAAGAGAGCGTGGGAGTGACTGTGTTTAAAAAACAGCTGATTTACGCAAGAGCAATTTTAAGCTGGTTTGTAAAGAGCTTTCACTTAAGAGAACATATGAAAATGGCTAGACCTGCTGGacgattttgttttatttttttaattcttctACAAACTGTTACAAACACAAAAGTGTGTGtaattatgtttgtgtgtaaatcacaattgcattgttgcaatgtaaacaattaatattggATTCTATTTCATTTCCGTTACGTTTCGCGCACTGATTTCAACATgacaatatgcaaattgtgaGTATAAATTAGAATTAGAAAGAAGCGTTTGTCTTTTAAATTAACCGTTACAATGCGCTGACATTGAGTGCAAAAACATTGTAACTTAAAATGAGTAAAATGTTTCTACCGTTGATATTATTGacaactaacaaaataaaaatgttttgcaagcataaatttaagacAAACTGGCAAACAAACGCCCAATATTATTGTGCTTATTGGCTTATCTTCATATCAataatgcatacatatgtagataaCTGATAAACGTCAACATATGTTCAAATGCTTATGTGTGCACATCGACAGTGCtgatgcatttaaatattatcgGCAGCTGAGTCATAATTGAAAACGATAAATAAGTTTAAGATTGATTAGAAGCATATGCAGATTGACCAGAAGGCTTAACATGTGTTTAGTATTTCCGCATCGAAGACGAATATGTGGTCT
Protein-coding regions in this window:
- the LOC108596404 gene encoding ankyrin repeat domain-containing protein 13D isoform X1, which encodes MKSLDEIKLEYPLHWQIWNGNVKQLEQELQLEKIDKEKIDVRGRTPLMLAVRLANLQCVKCLLASKCNATYEHAGWSIVQEAVCTGDEDILTAIIEVRDLQRHVQRVTHVPKLLQHLLDAPDFYIEMKWEFTSWVPLMSRLCPSDTYKVYKRGANVRIDTTLIGFDNNSWQRGNRSYIFKGGKETATMIEIDHDTHEVMVEQMSSDVGDVVAIPPALGTVRARLAAPVITNNIEMEKISFERNKSGIWGWRSEKSELINGYNCKVYGASNVEFVTKTRMDHLSEEQIKLNFLQNKTARTPLHSLLGIGDEEYTDTAGSIKERQTPSPRSEAAAAGFIENGGRTSPAVVAESNGSSACGSGASTPLSMITPEEYFSADVNLHGRDIGKPKNESTKVQRFKANLWLAEEHPIRLQEQVLPILDLMSTMASPHVSKLKDFITMQLPSGFPVKVEIPLFHVLNACITFGNVFAMTSPVDNVSTLQEEDRVTCLVDDRCFDIPGNYVSRGGDARRQMPLDEDDMLQYAIEQSLAETGNAGGACGLDQDTDKVDIWEVLRGQHATGTELLPEDDEQLQRVLQESMLGAHGTSGSPVSEDDDDGGFRYMDSDLAMAMRLSQQDQHKYELERQREQEMIEQALKLSLEEH
- the LOC108596404 gene encoding ankyrin repeat domain-containing protein 13D isoform X5, producing MKSLDEIKLEYPLHWQIWNGNVKQLEQELQLEKIDKEKIDVRGRTPLMLAVRLANLQCVKCLLASKCNATYEHAGWSIVQEAVCTGDEDILTAIIEVRDLQRHVQRVTHVPKLLQHLLDAPDFYIEMKWEFTSWVPLMSRLCPSDTYKVYKRGANVRIDTTLIGFDNNSWQRGNRSYIFKGGKETATMIEIDHDTHEVMVEQMSSDVGDVVAIPPALGTVRARLAAPVITNNIEMEKISFERNKSGIWGWRSEKSELINGYNCKVYGASNVEFVTKTRMDHLSEEQIKLNFLQNKTARTPLHSLLGIGDEEYTDTAGSIKERQTPSPRSEAAAAGFIENGGRTSPAVVAESNGSSACGSGASTPLSMITPEEYFSADVNLHGRDIGKPKNESTKVQRFKANLWLAEEHPIRLQEQVLPILDLMSTMASPHVSKLKDFITMQLPSGFPVKVEIPLFHVLNACITFGNVFAMTSPVDNVSTLQEEDRVTCLVDDRCFDIPGNYVSRGGDARRQMPLDEDDMLQYAIEQSLAETGNAGGACGLDQDTDKVDIWEVLRGQHATGTELLPEDDEQLQRNARSSPLANKRTMLPPHQRCGRYSPAQHLAPPVLEPQQRGRSHSAGAQFKNELNYMKKIFK
- the LOC108596404 gene encoding ankyrin repeat domain-containing protein 13D isoform X3; translated protein: MKSLDEIKLEYPLHWQIWNGNVKQLEQELQLEKIDKEKIDVRGRTPLMLAVRLANLQCVKCLLASKCNATYEHAGWSIVQEAVCTGDEDILTAIIEVRDLQRHVQRVTHVPKLLQHLLDAPDFYIEMKWEFTSWVPLMSRLCPSDTYKVYKRGANVRIDTTLIGFDNNSWQRGNRSYIFKGGKETATMIEIDHDTHEVMVEQMSSDVGDVVAIPPALGTVRARLAAPVITNNIEMEKISFERNKSGIWGWRSEKSELINGYNCKVYGASNVEFVTKTRMDHLSEEQIKNKTARTPLHSLLGIGDEEYTDTAGSIKERQTPSPRSEAAAAGFIENGGRTSPAVVAESNGSSACGSGASTPLSMITPEEYFSADVNLHGRDIGKPKNESTKVQRFKANLWLAEEHPIRLQEQVLPILDLMSTMASPHVSKLKDFITMQLPSGFPVKVEIPLFHVLNACITFGNVFAMTSPVDNVSTLQEEDRVTCLVDDRCFDIPGNYVSRGGDARRQMPLDEDDMLQYAIEQSLAETGNAGGACGLDQDTDKVDIWEVLRGQHATGTELLPEDDEQLQRVLQESMLGAHGTSGSPVSEDDDDGGFRYMDSDLAMAMRLSQQDQHKYELERQREQEMIEQALKLSLEEH
- the LOC108596404 gene encoding ankyrin repeat domain-containing protein 13D isoform X6: MKSLDEIKLEYPLHWQIWNGNVKQLEQELQLEKIDKEKIDVRGRTPLMLAVRLANLQCVKCLLASKCNATYEHAGWSIVQEAVCTGDEDILTAIIEVRDLQRHVQRVTHVPKLLQHLLDAPDFYIEMKWEFTSWVPLMSRLCPSDTYKVYKRGANVRIDTTLIGFDNNSWQRGNRSYIFKGGKETATMIEIDHDTHEVMVEQMSSDVGDVVAIPPALGTVRARLAAPVITNNIEMEKISFERNKSGIWGWRSEKSELINGYNCKVYGASNVEFVTKTRMDHLSEEQIKNKTARTPLHSLLGIGDEEYTDTAGSIKERTPSPRSEAAAAGFIENGGRTSPAVVAESNGSSACGSGASTPLSMITPEEYFSADVNLHGRDIGKPKNESTKVQRFKANLWLAEEHPIRLQEQVLPILDLMSTMASPHVSKLKDFITMQLPSGFPVKVEIPLFHVLNACITFGNVFAMTSPVDNVSTLQEEDRVTCLVDDRCFDIPGNYVSRGGDARRQMPLDEDDMLQYAIEQSLAETGNAGGACGLDQDTDKVDIWEVLRGQHATGTELLPEDDEQLQRNARSSPLANKRTMLPPHQRCGRYSPAQHLAPPVLEPQQRGRSHSAGAQFKNELNYMKKIFK
- the LOC108596404 gene encoding ankyrin repeat domain-containing protein 13D isoform X2, translating into MKSLDEIKLEYPLHWQIWNGNVKQLEQELQLEKIDKEKIDVRGRTPLMLAVRLANLQCVKCLLASKCNATYEHAGWSIVQEAVCTGDEDILTAIIEVRDLQRHVQRVTHVPKLLQHLLDAPDFYIEMKWEFTSWVPLMSRLCPSDTYKVYKRGANVRIDTTLIGFDNNSWQRGNRSYIFKGGKETATMIEIDHDTHEVMVEQMSSDVGDVVAIPPALGTVRARLAAPVITNNIEMEKISFERNKSGIWGWRSEKSELINGYNCKVYGASNVEFVTKTRMDHLSEEQIKLNFLQNKTARTPLHSLLGIGDEEYTDTAGSIKERTPSPRSEAAAAGFIENGGRTSPAVVAESNGSSACGSGASTPLSMITPEEYFSADVNLHGRDIGKPKNESTKVQRFKANLWLAEEHPIRLQEQVLPILDLMSTMASPHVSKLKDFITMQLPSGFPVKVEIPLFHVLNACITFGNVFAMTSPVDNVSTLQEEDRVTCLVDDRCFDIPGNYVSRGGDARRQMPLDEDDMLQYAIEQSLAETGNAGGACGLDQDTDKVDIWEVLRGQHATGTELLPEDDEQLQRVLQESMLGAHGTSGSPVSEDDDDGGFRYMDSDLAMAMRLSQQDQHKYELERQREQEMIEQALKLSLEEH